The following coding sequences are from one Numenius arquata chromosome 29, bNumArq3.hap1.1, whole genome shotgun sequence window:
- the TUBA1A gene encoding tubulin alpha-1A chain: MRECISIHVGQAGVQIGNACWELYCLEHGIQPDGQMPSDKTIGGGDDSFNTFFSETGAGKHVPRAVFVDLEPTVIDEVRTGTYRQLFHPEQLITGKEDAANNYARGHYTIGKEIIDLVLDRIRKLADQCTGLQGFLVFHSFGGGTGSGFTSLLMERLSVDYGKKSKLEFSIYPAPQVSTAVVEPYNSILTTHTTLEHSDCAFMVDNEAIYDICRRNLDIERPTYTNLNRLIGQIVSSITASLRFDGALNVDLTEFQTNLVPYPRIHFPLATYAPVISAEKAYHEQLSVAEITNACFEPANQMVKCDPRHGKYMACCLLYRGDVVPKDVNAAIATIKTKRTIQFVDWCPTGFKVGINYQPPTVVPGGDLAKVQRAVCMLSNTTAIAEAWARLDHKFDLMYAKRAFVHWYVGEGMEEGEFSEAREDMAALEKDYEEVGVDSVEGEGEEEGEEY; the protein is encoded by the exons ATG CGCGAGTGCATCTCCATCCATGTGGGCCAAGCGGGTGTGCAGATCGGCAACGCCTGCTGGGAGCTGTACTGCCTGGAGCACGGCATCCAGCCCGATGGGCAGATGCCCAGCGACAAGACCATTGGCGGGGGGGACGACTCCTTCAACACCTTCTTCAGCGAGACGGGGGCCGGCAAGCATGTACCCCGGGCCGTCTTTGTGGACCTGGAGCCCACGGTGATCG ATGAGGTGCGCACGGGGACGTACCGGCAGCTCTTCCACCCCGAGCAGCTGATCACGGGCAAGGAGGATGCGGCCAACAACTACGCCCGTGGGCACTACACCATTGGGAAGGAGATCATCGACCTGGTCCTTGACCGCATCCGCAAGCTG GCTGACCAGTGCACGGGGCTGCAGGGCTTCCTGGTCTTCCACAGCTTTGGGGGTGGCACCGGCTCTGGCTTCACCTCCCTGCTCATGGAGCGCCTCTCCGTCGACTACGGCAAGAAGTCCAAGCTGGAGTTCTCCATCTACCCAGCCCCACAGGTCTCCACAGCTGTGGTGGAGCCCTACAACTCCATCCTCACCACCCACACCACCCTGGAGCACTCCGACTGTGCCTTCATGGTGGACAACGAGGCCATCTACGACATCTGCCGCCGCAACCTGGACATCGAGAGGCCCACCTACACCAACCTCAATAGGCTGATAGGTCAGATCGTGTCCTCCATCACGGCCTCCCTGCGCTTCGATGGGGCCCTGAATGTTGACCTGACGGAGTTCCAGACCAACCTGGTGCCGTACCCCCGCATCCACTTCCCGCTGGCCACGTACGCCCCTGTCATCTCGGCCGAGAAGGCTTACCATGAGCAGCTCTCAGTGGCCGAGATCACCAATGCCTGCTTTGAGCCAGCCAACCAGATGGTGAAGTGTGACCCGCGGCATGGCAAGTACATGGCGTGCTGCCTGCTGTACCGCGGGGACGTGGTGCCCAAGGATGTCAACGCTGCCATTGCCACCATCAAGACCAAGCGCACCATCCAGTTTGTGGACTGGTGCCCCACGGGTTTCAAGGTGGGCATCAACTACCAGCCACCCACAGTGGTGCCCGGGGGAGACCTGGCCAAGGTGCAGCGTGCTGTGTGCATGCTGAGCAACACCACAGCCATCGCTGAGGCCTGGGCCCGCCTGGATCACAAGTTTGACCTGATGTATGCCAAGCGGGCGTTTGTGCACTGGTATGTGGGGGAGGGCATGGAGGAGGGGGAGTTCTCGGAGGCCCGGGAGGACATGGCCGCCCTGGAGAAGGATTATGAGGAGGTGGGGGTGGATTCagtggaaggggagggagaggaggaaggggaggaatacTAA